The Gouania willdenowi chromosome 20, fGouWil2.1, whole genome shotgun sequence genome window below encodes:
- the dselb gene encoding dermatan-sulfate epimerase-like protein gives MMDNWHLYYLLVMPLFVVCTSFSGVYNTTERDIFIGDKIAHDRAAEQGKPLPADSHPSLYFSQVDVLHLRQKSSTTHSHIFKVIRAAVLTMFSNVPSYMPPVKHEEFTSKWNEIYGNNLPPLALYCLLCPEDSVALQFLIKYMDRMSEYPDWRVTSAPNDEVPMAHSLTGFATAYDFIYSYLDASRKEIYLKKIRTETEVLYEFSKYRGWGRQYLHNHHTTNILALLIGAIVVGSHDDRESMVWKQVAVNHMEKTMFLLNHVVDGSLDEGVAYGSYTAKSITQYVFLAQRHFSIDNMQNNWLRGHFWFYYATLLPGFQRTVGIADSNYNWFYGPESQLVFLDTFVMKNGTGNWLAQQIRKHRPKDGPMGLSWAQRWATLHTEYIWYNSRLLPQPPHDFGRARMYIFSNWGVVTYGAGLPNGQSNTFVSFKSGRLGGRAVYDIVHDKPYSWVDGWNSFNPGHEHPDQNSFTFAPNGQVFVTEALYGPKYSYLNNVLVFSPSPTSKCNSPWEGQLGECGKWLRWNDEGVGNAKGEVIVASSHRDTMFVSGEAVSAYSTAMRLKSVFRALVLLNSQTLLVLDHVEKWEDSPVKSFSAFFHNLDIDFKYVPFRFMDQYNGAMMDVWDAHYKMFWFDSQGHSPDTRIQEAEQAAEFKKRWTQYVNVTFQMTGTVSRVAYVLHGPHVKVSNSRFIDNNKNGVRLSLTINNTETIVSIATNYKDIGARLSYLGFGGHCKVEDGYQITRYGFGTQVIPKQSTSDNQLFDLGFTINVIAGVVLCVAIGFLTLQRKFYVCFNRLMRYALLSVLILWIAELLFVSNSCDQLLCGVKWKGMVAKSEVNKQLYEQHRLPLPTVIITTLPGSGSEILKHLFYNSTDFVYIRVPTEHVDIPETEFEFDSLVDACEWSRSDAVHGRFKIIQGWLHSLLHNTKLHLQNIQLVEGNRVKLPQKVGSSRDRKKRSRKREPGSELKGKLRASVDRDAEYIREMRRHIAEYPNARVVLNMRSGSWGTKLPFIHEVVGPSLRSIYVVRDPRAWIYLMVYNSKPSLYSLKNIPQHLSLMFKEGTIRDACPTVAPEFETLQRVLSHSETNPVLILAHLWLAHTAAVLRVSETLTDVSYLQVRFEDVVNSPQETAETIHTFLGVPLSPTALNQLIFTTSTNLYNLLYEGDISPTNINIWKQKMPQKDIRLIEDVCGNVMKRLGYSRFLS, from the coding sequence ATGATGGACAACTGGCATTTGTATTACCTTCTGGTAATGCCACTTTTTGTGGTCTGCACTTCCTTCTCTGGGGTCTACAACACCACGGAAAGAGACATTTTCATAGGGGACAAGATCGCACACGACAGAGCGGCTGAGCAGGGGAAGCCGCTTCCTGCTGATTCTCACCCCAGCTTGTACTTCAGCCAAGTGGATGTGTTGCACTTGAGGCAAAAGTCCTCCACCACtcacagtcacatatttaaagtCATCAGGGCGGCTGTGCTCACCATGTTTTCTAATGTTCCCTCATACATGCCCCCTGTGAAACACGAGGAGTTTACAAGCAAGTGGAATGAGATTTATGGCAACAACTTACCACCTTTGGCTCTTTACTGCCTGTTGTGTCCAGAGGATTCTGTTGCTCTACAGTTTCTTATTAAGTATATGGATAGGATGTCTGAATACCCTGACTGGAGGGTGACCAGTGCGCCAAATGATGAGGTACCCATGGCGCATTCTCTTACTGGCTTTGCTACTGCCTatgactttatttattcatatcttGATGCAAGCAGAAAGGAAATATATCTCAAGAAAATTCGCACTGAAACAGAGGTTCTGTATGAGTTTTCTAAATACAGAGGGTGGGGGAGACAATATCTCCATAATCATCATACGACAAACATTTTAGCCCTGTTAATCGGTGCAATAGTTGTAGGCTCACATGACGACCGGGAGTCAATGGTGTGGAAACAAGTGGCAGTGAACCACATGGAGAAAACAATGTTTCTTCTGAATCATGTTGTTGACGGGTCTCTGGACGAGGGCGTCGCCTACGGGAGTTACACAGCCAAATCCATCACACAGTACGTCTTCTTAGCTCAGCGCCACTTCAGCATTGACAACATGCAAAACAACTGGCTCCGGGgacatttttggttttattacGCCACATTGTTGCCCGGCTTTCAGAGGACTGTCGGCATTGCTGACTCCAACTACAACTGGTTCTATGGCCCAGAGAGTCAGCTGGTTTTTCTTGACACCTTCGTTATGAAGAATGGCACAGGCAACTGGCTGGCTCAGCAGATACGGAAGCACCGGCCCAAGGACGGTCCCATGGGACTTTCATGGGCTCAGCGCTGGGCCACACTTCACACAGAATACATCTGGTATAACTCACGCCTTCTGCCGCAGCCTCCCCATGACTTTGGCAGAGCAAGGATGTATATTTTTTCTAACTGGGGTGTGGTAACTTATGGAGCTGGGCTTCCCAACGGCCAGAGTAATACTTTTGTTTCCTTTAAATCTGGCAGGCTGGGTGGCCGTGCAGTATATGACATTGTCCATGATAAGCCTTATTCCTGGGTGGATGGTTGGAACAGCTTTAACCCGGGTCATGAGCACCCAGACCAGAACTCTTTTACATTCGCTCCTAATGGACAGGTGTTTGTAACTGAAGCACTTTATGGACCAAAGTACAGCTACCTTAACAATGTTCTAGTTTTTAGTCCATCTCCTACTAGTAAATGTAACAGTCCGTGGGAGGGGCAGCTGGGGGAGTGTGGGAAGTGGCTGCGCTGGAATGATGAGGGTGTGGGTAATGCTAAAGGAGAGGTGATTGTTGCATCCTCACACAGAGACACAATGTTTGTGAGTGGTGAAGCAGTGTCAGCGTACTCCACCGCCATGAGACTCAAGAGTGTGTTTAGAGCTTTGGTTCTGCTCAACTCGCAAACGTTACTCGTTCTAGATCACGTGGAGAAGTGGGAGGATTCTCCTGTCAAGTCATTCAGTGCTTTTTTCCACAATCTCGACATTGACTTTAAATACGTCCCTTTCAGATTCATGGACCAATATAACGGGGCTATGATGGACGTGTGGGATGCTCATTATAAAATGTTCTGGTTTGACAGCCAGGGTCACAGCCCTGACACACGGATACAGGAAGCAGAGCAGGCGGCCGAGTTTAAAAAGAGGTGGACGCAGTATGTAAACGTAACTTTTCAGATGACAGGCACAGTCAGCAGAGTTGCTTATGTGCTTCACGGGCCACATGTCAAAGTGTCCAACTCTAGATTTATAGATAATAACAAAAATGGAGTGAGGCTCTCATTGACCATAAATAACACAGAAACGATTGTTTCTATTGCTACAAACTACAAAGACATTGGAGCCAGGTTGAGTTATTTAGGCTTTGGGGGTCACTGTAAAGTTGAGGATGGATATCAGATTACTCGATATGGCTTTGGGACGCAAGTCATCCCCAAACAATCAACCAGTGATAATCAATTATTTGATCTTGGGTTCACCATCAATGTAATAGCGGGAGTTGTTCTCTGTGTGGCCATTGGATTTCTGACCCTGCAGAGAAAGTTTTATGTTTGCTTCAACAGACTGATGCGTTACGCCCTCCTTTCTGTGCTCATTCTTTGGATAGCTGAGCTGCTTTTTGTCTCTAACAGCTGTGATCAGCTTCTCTGTGGAGTGAAATGGAAAGGTATGGTTGCCAAAAGTGAAGTAAACAAACAACTGTATGAGCAGCATCGGCTTCCTCTCCCCACTGTCATCATAACAACCCTTCCCGGGTCAGGATCAGAAATACTCAAGCACCTTTTCTACAATAGTACAGACTTTGTGTACATAAGGGTCCCAACAGAACATGTGGACATTCCTGAGACAGAATTTGAGTTTGATTCTCTGGTCGACGCGTGCGAATGGTCAAGGTCAGATGCGGTGCATGGGCGGTTTAAGATTATTCAGGGCTGGCTGCATTCACTGCTTCACAACACAAAGCTGCACTTGCAAAATATTCAGCTTGTAGAGGGCAACAGGGTCAAACTGCCTCAGAAAGTTGGGTCCTCCAGAGACAGAAAGAAACGATCCAGGAAGAGAGAGCCAGGCTCTGAGCTGAAGGGCAAACTGAGGGCCAGCGTAGACAGGGACGCAGAGTATATCCGGGAGATGAGACGCCACATTGCAGAATACCCAAATGCACGGGTGGTCCTTAACATGCGCAGTGGAAGCTGGGGAACCAAACTGCCTTTCATTCATGAGGTAGTGGGACCTAGCCTGAGGTCGATCTATGTGGTGAGAGATCCACGAGCTTGGATTTATCTTATGGTTTATAACAGTAAACCCAGTTTATACTCCCTTAAAAACATCCCACAGCACCTCTCCTTGATGTTCAAGGAGGGCACAATCAGGGACGCGTGTCCCACTGTGGCCCCAGAGTTTGAAACACTTCAGAGGGTGCTGTCCCATTCTGAGACAAACCCAGTTTTAATTCTGGCTCATTTGTGGCTTGCTCACACAGCAGCAGTGCTGAGGGTCAGTGAGACCCTCACCGATGTCTCGTACCTTCAAGTGAGGTTTGAAGATGTGGTCAACTCCCCCCAGGAGACAGCAGAGACAATACACACTTTTCTGGGGGTTCCACTGTCACCAacagccctaaaccagctcattTTCACCACCTCGACAAATTTGTACAATCTCCTGTATGAAGGAGACATATCGCCAACAAACATCAACATATGGAAGCAAAAGATGCCTCAGAAGGACATCAGACTTATCGAGGATGTGTGTGGAAATGTCATGAAAAGACTGGGATACAGCAGGTTTCTCAGttag